In a single window of the Gadus chalcogrammus isolate NIFS_2021 chromosome 20, NIFS_Gcha_1.0, whole genome shotgun sequence genome:
- the olig1 gene encoding oligodendrocyte transcription factor 1, protein MNSLSSALGRAPEHPRPLCVPGSVGADDLPRGCHPRFSPVSRCLSPGSLLGHPSHHRSPKSQRDLSPEEQQELRRKINSRERRRMQDLNVAMDALREVMVPYASSSPPSPASPPSHSHQPGAPPGRRLSKISTLVLARNYILLLGSSLQEMRRLLGEVSVGGVNAGPVPRLLLAGGWPLISGPSHLLLSPESLLTTAASSSSTPSHPAAKCTILSTGGPVEPPLAPVQWGSVGAPGEGSLCPCSVCRLPRFGHPGSVPRFPK, encoded by the coding sequence ATGAACTCCCTGTCCAGCGCCCTGGGCCGGGCCCCGGAGCACCCCCGGCCCCTGTGCGTCCCGGGGTCCGTCGGCGCGGACGACCTCCCCAGGGGCTGCCACCCGAGGTTCAGCCCCGTGTCCCGCTGCCTCAGCCCGGGCTCCCTGCTGGGCCACCCGAGCCACCACAGATCCCCCAAGTCCCAGCGGGACCTGAGCCccgaggagcagcaggagctccGCCGGAAGATCAACAGCCGGGAACGCCGGCGGATGCAGGACCTCAACGTGGCCATGGATGCCCTGCGGGAGGTGATGGTGCCCTacgcctcctcctcgcccccctcccccgcctcccccccctcccactcccaccaGCCGGGGGCCCCGCCCGGACGCCGGCTCTCCAAGATCTCCACGCTGGTGCTGGCCAGGAACTACATCCTCCTGCTGGGCTCCTCGCTGCAGGAGATGCGGCGGCTGCTTGGGGAGGTGAGCGTCGGGGGCGTCAACGCGGGCCCCGTGCCCAGACTGCTGCTGGCGGGGGGGTGGCCCCTGATCTCGGGCCCCAGTCACTTGCTCCTGTCGCCGGAGTCGCTGCTCACCACGGCGgcttcctcgtcctccacccCGTCCCACCCCGCCGCCAAGTGCACCATCCTGTCGACGGGGGGCCCCGTGGAGCCCCCGCTGGCGCCGGTGCAGTGGGGCTCCGTAGGGGCCCCCGGGGAGGGGAGTCTGTGCCCCTGCAGCGTGTGCAGACTGCCCCGGTTCGGTCACCCTGGCTCCGTGCCCAGGTTTCCAAAGTGA